TCCGCTACGATTGCTGCGCCGCCAACTGGTTTTCCTTTTCCCTGCCGACCACATTTTACAATCGTTCCATTAATCAATCTATCCGGATGAACAGACCAAGAATACTCTTCATTGTTCAGCTTCCGCCACCTATTCATGGGGTAACCGTAATGAATCAACACACGGTTGATAATCCCAATTGGAAATTGAAGTATGATGTAAAAACCTTACCCCTGCATTTTGGCCAAACGCTGGATGACATTGGTAAAATAACGCCGTCGAAAATGGTGCACATGGTAGGGTTCCTGTTCAGGCTTTGCGGCATTCTCATCAGGTTCAGACCATCCCTGGTATACTTTACGATCGTACCAACCGGAAAAATCTTTTACCGGGATGCATTGATCACCTCGCTTATAAAATTATTCCGCCGCCGTATTGTTTTTCATTTGCATAAAAAGGGTATTGAGGAAATGGCTGCCGGTTCCCGCCATAAACGGTGGTTGCTAAAGAAAACATTCCGCAATACCGGGGTTATCTGCCTGTCGAAGAAATTAACGGCCGACATTAGAACGGTGTACAAACCGGAGCCATTTATCCTGCTCAATGGAATTGAGGTGGTGAACAAAAAGATCATCCAGCGCGATGCGGCCGCACCGCGCATTTTGTATTTATCGAACCTGGTGAT
The Niastella koreensis GR20-10 genome window above contains:
- a CDS encoding glycosyltransferase family 4 protein, with the translated sequence MNRPRILFIVQLPPPIHGVTVMNQHTVDNPNWKLKYDVKTLPLHFGQTLDDIGKITPSKMVHMVGFLFRLCGILIRFRPSLVYFTIVPTGKIFYRDALITSLIKLFRRRIVFHLHKKGIEEMAAGSRHKRWLLKKTFRNTGVICLSKKLTADIRTVYKPEPFILLNGIEVVNKKIIQRDAAAPRILYLSNLVINKGIEVFLQSLAELHKQGCSFHASVVGAPVDYSLDMAKAFCERAGIAHLVEIPGPKFGADKFDELARADIFVLPSFNECVPLTILEAMQFGLPVVATSVGGIPDILQDGVNGMLVQPGSVEELTTRLQHLLVNKMERLQMGYSARERFMQRYTLAKFYEGLDDIFEQSLQDGSRR